The stretch of DNA AGTTAATGCAACTAAAAGTTTAAATCCATGGGGGGTTGCTAACGATTTATGGAGTGGTAAATTTAATGATACTATATTTAATAAGCTCTCTGGTAACGGATATGGCGGATATACAATTCAGTTTAAACCATCAAATACCAGTGCTTATGGATATACTACAGATCCTAAGGCGGGTTGGGATAACTCTGATTTAAATTTGAGTACGAGTTCAATGTGGGTTAAAATTAAATATACAAATGCTGCCTATTATGATGGAGAACTTGTAGATGCAATAGCAGTAATAAAAATAACTCCATTTAAGAATAGAACGGAAGGAGCTTCATGGAGTAATGGAGATTATACTAATAATACTTATTATCCACTTGTCCAAATTAGCGACCTTTTGTACAGAGGTTGGAACTGGCAGAACGTAAATGAGATAAATATTGATTTACAACTTTTTAAAAAAGGTTCATCTTCACCTATTCAATTTAGTGAAGGTAATTTTGGAGATATGGAGGCAACATATTATACCATAAATTCGCTTAATCCTACTTCTATACAAGGTGAAGGAGAAAATCCTGCTGCAACATATGGACCAGAATATGTTCTTCCTAAAAAGGGTACTTACAGTGGAGCTTATGTTATACCTGGTAGTCATATAGTAACTTCGTATGGTGGAGATACAAGTATGGGTACACAATATGCTTATAATGGGGGAAGTTCATATTGGGATGGTGATGATCCAAGTCATCATAATTGGTCTCAGAATTCTGTTTTATTTACAACCAAGGCTACTACTCATTTAAATTTCACTATGGGAAACTTGTCAAGAGATCCTCAGCAACAATCTGTAAAGAGGACAAATTTTGTTTGGACTTCAATAAGTACACAGTCATTTACAAATTCTTATGTTAAGTATATTGATATACCTGTTGAAAAGAAATGGCAAGGACCTGGAGCCGGAGATGATGTATCAACAGTTACAGTTAAACTATATGCAAAATACAAACTTAATTACCAAGACAAAGAGTACGAATTTAGGAATCTTACACTTACAAAAGATTCAAATGGAAATTGGAAAGGAAAATTTATAGGAGTTCCTGATTTACCATCTTTAAAAAAATTACTTGAAAAACACCATAAAGGTGGGACTATTACTGATCAAACTTATATAGTTAAAGAAGTATATCTTGATGGTAAAGAAATAACAAATACTGATTATGAAAGTACTATTAACGGAAATATGAATTCAGGGTTTGTAATAAATAATAAAAGAGTAAAAAATGGTCTTACTGTTATAAAAAATTGGCAAGATCAAAATGGAAATCAAATAACTGGTAATGATACTTCAAAATTTCCGGAGGTTAAAGTTCTTTTAAAAAGGAAAATAAAGACCGGTAATTATTCATGGATAGAAGACTCTTCCTTTAGTAAAGAAGTTTCTCTTAATTACGATGGTAATTGGAAAAATGTAATAAATGGACTTGATATAAAAGATAGTCAAAATAGAGAATATGTATATTATATTATTGAACAAAATATTCCTAAAGGATTCAGAATTGTAAGTTATAAACCAAGTAGTAGTTCTAATCCTCTTGTATGCACAGGTATAGAGATAGGAAATAAGACTACCGATGAAAATAAGCTTGAAGTTACGAATGCAAAAGATTTAGCAGATGTAAATATAGAAAAAGTTTGGCTTGATGTAAATGGAGTTCAGATGCCTTTTAATCAGACAAGCAATTTTGGAAATATAAAAGTTAATTTATATCGTAAGGTAGGAAACATTAAAGATGATAACTTTGTCAAGGAAGTTACTTTAAGTTATACAAAAAATTGGAAAGAAAAAGTAACAGAACTTTCAGTTCATAATTCTGATGGAGAATTATATAACTATTATATAGAAGAAGACGCAACTACTTTACCTGATGGATTTTCTATAAAAGGATATACTCCTACTTCAGGAATAAATTTGTCTCAGGATAGTACGAATAATATTTTGAAAGTTGAAAATATAAGAGATAAAGTTGACATACCTATTGAGAAAATATGGTATGATGTAAAAGGTAATAAAATAACAACAGAAGGTCCTCCAAATCTGGTAGTAAAACTTTATAGAACAACAGATGGAACTACAAAAAATGGAGAACTTGTTCAAATAGAAGGAAAAAACGAAGTACTTCTCACTTATAATCAAGGAGCTTGGAGTTATAAATATAAAAATTTACCTATAAAAGATAATAATGGTAAATATTACACTTATTATATTCAAGAAGTCAAACCTAGCGGTTATCTTGAAATAGGAAGTATAGAAGAAAGAAGTATTACTTTTAAGCAAAATGATAATACAATAAAAACATTAACACTAAAGAACAAACTTAATCCTGTTTATCCAGCAACAGGAGGAAATGGTTCTAAAGTTTATTTAACTGTTGGAATTACTGCAGTAGCATTCGGAATACTACTGCGTGAAATAATTCAAAATAAAAAAGAAAGAAGGAAAAACGCGTGAGAAAATCAAAGAAAATTATATCATTAGTTTTAACATTTGTTATGATGTTGGCAATTTTTGTTCCGGCATTGACAAACGCTGCTGATGGTCAAAAAACAAAAGTGATTATTCATAAAATTTTGATGAAAGATGAAAATGCTTTGAAAAATCATAACGATGACAATAAAAATCCAAAATACGATGGTAATCAAATAAATAATATAACAAATTATTTTGGAGAAGGCTCTAAAGAAATTGCTGGAGTTGCTTTTGATATTTATAAAGAGGGTGACGAAGGAATA from Parvimonas micra encodes:
- a CDS encoding Cna B-type domain-containing protein, with product MKRFKKISKFILSFMIMLNMLFVFFIDITFSYKNDFISHKQEQNEITRQTDITSSSGIIKENIQMKNKDKINEDKLKNETKEECTLVNNLEPKLKKEFKQKLRSGSTTPISGTSTIAANEIAPANYLQIIDRIAGAKVEILETGPGVNATKSLNPWGVANDLWSGKFNDTIFNKLSGNGYGGYTIQFKPSNTSAYGYTTDPKAGWDNSDLNLSTSSMWVKIKYTNAAYYDGELVDAIAVIKITPFKNRTEGASWSNGDYTNNTYYPLVQISDLLYRGWNWQNVNEINIDLQLFKKGSSSPIQFSEGNFGDMEATYYTINSLNPTSIQGEGENPAATYGPEYVLPKKGTYSGAYVIPGSHIVTSYGGDTSMGTQYAYNGGSSYWDGDDPSHHNWSQNSVLFTTKATTHLNFTMGNLSRDPQQQSVKRTNFVWTSISTQSFTNSYVKYIDIPVEKKWQGPGAGDDVSTVTVKLYAKYKLNYQDKEYEFRNLTLTKDSNGNWKGKFIGVPDLPSLKKLLEKHHKGGTITDQTYIVKEVYLDGKEITNTDYESTINGNMNSGFVINNKRVKNGLTVIKNWQDQNGNQITGNDTSKFPEVKVLLKRKIKTGNYSWIEDSSFSKEVSLNYDGNWKNVINGLDIKDSQNREYVYYIIEQNIPKGFRIVSYKPSSSSNPLVCTGIEIGNKTTDENKLEVTNAKDLADVNIEKVWLDVNGVQMPFNQTSNFGNIKVNLYRKVGNIKDDNFVKEVTLSYTKNWKEKVTELSVHNSDGELYNYYIEEDATTLPDGFSIKGYTPTSGINLSQDSTNNILKVENIRDKVDIPIEKIWYDVKGNKITTEGPPNLVVKLYRTTDGTTKNGELVQIEGKNEVLLTYNQGAWSYKYKNLPIKDNNGKYYTYYIQEVKPSGYLEIGSIEERSITFKQNDNTIKTLTLKNKLNPVYPATGGNGSKVYLTVGITAVAFGILLREIIQNKKERRKNA